The Bernardetia sp. region TGAACAGATTTAATATTTTTTGATACATTATTACAAAAATACGATTTTTTTTGTAAAACTACCATCATTGGAAAACAAAAAATACGCTAAACTAAACTATCAATTAGATTCAAATTGCTTAGAAATTTGTAATTTTGTAATACCTAGAATGCTTATCAAACACATTATTTCTATGAATATTTCTTCTACTTCATTCAATACTACCTACTGGCAAAACCGTTATGCTACTTCAGATACGCCTTGGGAAATAGGTTATGCAAGTCCCCCTTTAGTAGCTTATTTTGATAAACTATTAGAACAATCTGAAGAAAACAAAAACTTGAATATTCTCATTCCTGGTGGAGGAAGTAGCCACGAAGCCGAATATTTACATAACAAAGGTTTTAAAAATGTGTATGTTCTTGATGTAGCACACAAACCCTTAGAAGAGTTTGCCAAGCGTTGTCCAACCTTTCCTAAGGAACACTTGCTACAAGACGATTTTTTTCAGTTTGAAGGAGAGCAATCAGAATATTTTGGTTTCTTTGATTTGATTATAGAACAAACTTTTTTTTGTGCCTTAGACCCTCGCCTTCGAACAGATTATGCAAAAAAAA contains the following coding sequences:
- a CDS encoding methyltransferase domain-containing protein, which translates into the protein MNISSTSFNTTYWQNRYATSDTPWEIGYASPPLVAYFDKLLEQSEENKNLNILIPGGGSSHEAEYLHNKGFKNVYVLDVAHKPLEEFAKRCPTFPKEHLLQDDFFQFEGEQSEYFGFFDLIIEQTFFCALDPRLRTDYAKKMHQLLKKGGKLTGLLFDFPIQEEQDSPPFGGNANEYRAIFEPYFEIKTLKRCYNSIKPRQGTELFIKMINDKPKTI